agttgacttatTGATATatgggtcggattccgattctggaagttggaataggtctgtcatttgtgtgcaaagtttgaggtcaatcggagttgttttggtatgtttCGATGTTAGTTTTGgaaatcggatgttcatagtttcaataggcttgaattgggctgCGATTTATAGAATcgatattatttgatgtaatttttagcctcgagtaggtccgttatgtgttttggaatttgctggtatattcggacggggtcccggggagggggggaggggagggagtgattcagattgaatccggAACCAATTTGGACTTAATCATTTAGCTGAAGCTCCAGCCATTCTggttcatcgcacctgcggtgggaataGCCGTAGGTGCGGATTAGCTGGTGCGAGTGGGGAAGCGCAGAAGCTGAAATGGCTAGCCAGGcttggggtcgcagaagcggaggtccaTCCGTAGGCACGAAAGCGCAGATGCGCCCAGGTTCCGCATGAGCGGACGCGCAGGTGCGTGATTTCGCCCGCAGAAGCGGTATTCTCTGATCCTAgtgggaaccgcacctgcgatggattttccgtagGTGTGGCATCACAGGTGCCACAGTGAGCCCGTAGATGCGAAATCGTTGGGCAGAAAAAGGGGTCTTCGAgggtttatttttattttcatcttttggacctagagagctcggtttgtggcgatgtttcggggattttttcaagaaaatcatcggagtaagtgattctaacccggattTGACCATATTACAtaaatctattgttattttcatcatttaattagtgatttgagttgaaaatttggggaaaaatctatgaaacttcttagactaaataTTGGGAGATTTGAAAGGTGATTTGAAgacggatttgagtaattcttgtatagttggactcgttatcaaatgggtgttcgaattttataattttggtcagattccgagacgcgagcccggggttgactttttgagttgactttttatttttctttaaagattgtagCTTTATTATTCGGAATAGCTTCCTATAATTTACATTTATGGTATAAAGCTggtttggctagattcaagctgtTCGGAGTTAGATAATCCAGGGAAGGGCTTACTAggggattgagttagcgtgtttttaggtaagtgtcttgcctaactttgtggagggaggggagaattaccccttaggattggtattgttttgtgttaattATAATATGTGGAAGCTGTGTACGTAAGGTGAGgaatgtgtacacgggctaaatgtgataATTAACCGGTATTAGTTATGTAGTtttctttcatgcctttaattgagttaccataatatgttatattcatcatcattagtctatcttcacatgctttacaTGTCATCATTAATACTTGTCCtaactcttacttgctaattatctttacatgtttagttgaagttattgattGCTCTactccttattcattatttaactgttgagttccttacttgaagttgttacttCTTGGACtatcttattgttgaaattggtattgagttataaaggtcgtgattcacattaAGGCAAAAttgtaaatttgtgaaatatcattcttgttgagttattcattttcggttattatttttgagactcttgtgcatattatggttgagccataagctatttattatgaaaacactattattgttgacttctttggcaagttgtgatattgggcacgtgaggtacgatttgtgatacgttgtgatattgagacgcatgtggtggtataaggattgAGGTTGaaggtgagataaggtgggcttgatacgcgtgttgctagtagaaaaactacttgaagccacgcggtgtgataaggtaggcAAAAACGCGGaaagctatttcgaaaaaaaataatttctaaaaattaaatgcaaggctcccacggtgatataaggaaagattgtgaattgtttagtattatgagactacgaggcggtacctttgtagtgattcttgttgatacctttCTGTTACGTCACTCATGTTTTGGTTGCTTTGTTTTCTTGGCATATTATTCCTTGTTTTCTTCTGTGAAGccttatttgccttagttcagtgtagctattcttggTATATTTCTTCATTGTTTCATTTTCATTGTTTATCATTATCACACTATATATAAACTTGttcagttttcttatttattctagtagggccttgacctaacctcgtcactgctctaccgaagttaggcttgacacttactaggtaccgttgtggtgtactcatgctacgtttttgcacatctttttgttcagatccaggtacctcttaccAGCCCAGGCACCAGTGAGTTGAGTTCGGATTTGGAGATTTCAACGTatacctgccggcgtccgcaggcctcggagtcgccctctatctagttctattttatttttccctttttacggACATTGTTGTTTAAGGATGCTCAGTACTTTCTTGTAGAGCTTGTGGCTTGATATCAccggattttggaaagtttgtttCTGTTGAGTTGCGGAGTTCTTTTATGATAGTTATTGAGTTATTTGAGAGTTTTATCATTATTTCAGTTATATtctgcatgtatgttaggcttacctagtcttagagactaggtgccatcatgatatccTACGGATGAAAATTGAGGCCGTGACAACAAAAAAATTGAACATCACACAAATCACTcctcttgtgtggcattgaagtataaaacatcgcATATGTTTAATCGCCTTTTTGTTTTTTCCTAGTTAGCACCCATTAATTGCAACTCTACTCTGATCATGGCTTCacccaaataaataagaaatttgtataatattcaaaatgttgATATATAATTACTAATGAAATGTTTAATTATCTCTATCGCGTGCTAATTAATATAATCTTATTAGAATTCGACACCCAACCAGTTAAATAGTTCTTGCACTTACTCCATGGTTTAACATTTTATAGAAGCTGACAAGAGTCAATTGGCTTTTTATAGAAGCATTTCATTTGCGTAATGACCCGAATTAGCTAAATCCTGCTGAATATTTCAAGAAGAATTAAAAGCAACGTACTGGGTATCTAGTAAATTAAACATCTCCTTTGCCATATTAAGTAAACACAAAGAACACTAATCTTGCAGATATTATAAAATGACTCATTCAATGTCCGAGACGCCAATCACTACTTCATGTTAAAATAGATACGCAATTTCTTATTATCCGCATACCATACATGTGCATTTGGCTTACACAAGATTCACAAGCCTATTTACCTTGACCATTAGAGCATAATTTCTACCATTAAATTAACTTATAAAAGGGGAAAAGGCACAAATTTCGAAAATTGCTCAATTTTTGTTATACTTTTCATTCATATGTTTGGTCTTGTATTTTTCATTGGAATGGAACCTCCATCATATATGAAACGGGTGGGCTCATTAATATTCAAATTCTTTGAAAAAAAGTTCAAATTTTGCCCGCCACTTTTGGCTACGGTTCAAAATTACCCTAAAGTTGGAGTCCCGTTAGAGGTCAAGAATAAAAATGAAACTTGTTCTGAATTAACGATGAAGGTATATTAGATCAAAAGTTTAACAGATGATAAAGTTGCTCAATTTCAAACAGTAATTGACCCTTTTCAACCTAACATTATATGCTTGCTGTTTTTGGACTAAAAAATTTTGGAGAGTTAATTTTTATAACAATAGTTTAGGTGACAATATTATCATACCCCTCAGTATTTTTCTCCCTGTTCTCTCAGGCCCAAGAGTAGActattgttacacaaatagccggtcagattcaatatttattttttctagtcggtatacataaattatacattgattatacacagttatacatatataatatattaatTATAAATATATCAGACGGCTATTTTTAGCTTAAAAGATTAGATGTGGGGTTATTTGGGttaattttactttttctttattttgtgtAATTTCGTTTAGTTAAACACTCAGTCAATTTGAACAGTGATATTAGCACAAGTAGTATAATTTGGTACGTGGGAATAATAACAAACTAATGTTCGTATTTTGAAACATGAAAACTCGCCCattcaaaagaagaagaaaaattcaaaagtggaaatattaaaaacaaacttaaaaaaaaaaaagaaaaaaaaagagggcAAGAATCATAACGGCTTCTTGAACTAAGGCGCGCGGAATAACTACCCAAAGAGCCAAAGCTATCGTCCCTTTATTAATCGTATAAATACATATTCCCATCTTCATTAACTTCTCTTCCTCCCCAAATCAATCCCAATTTTCTCAACTTCTGATTTTCTGTTGAAGAAAATAAGCAGAACCCAAAACATCCATTTGAAAAAAATGCGTAGGTCTAAATCATCAGGTCTACCAAAAGATTATCAGCCAGGAAAAGTTGGCAAGACCATTATTGATCCAAACACTAAGGACACTTACCTTCTCAACAAAGAAATTGGTTCTACTTCTGATGGTTGCTGCCGAGTTTACAGAGCTTTACATTCCGAATCTATGGAAAATGATACACTTATTCCTTGTGGCCACGTCACTTTGAAGACGATAAACAAGAATCATGAAAATGAATGTGTGGAGTTGCAACTAGAAGCACATACGAGTTTTACTAATCCTCGTGGCAATTTAATAGCAGTCAAGAATTATTTCGATACTAATGAAGTTTTATGCGTTTCATTGCCGTACATGTCAGAAGGATCTCTTCGTTATATTCTCTCGACTCGAACGCAGAAAATTTTGTCAGAGGATTGTATTGCTATTGTTCTTAAAGAATCACTTCTTGGTCTAAAAGATATCCATCTTATTCGAAGGGTTCATACAACTTTCAATGCTGGTGATATTTTAGTTCACATTGGTGATAGTAATGGCGAAATCAAGATCAAATTAGCATTTGCAGCATCAGTATATAATTCAGAAAACATCAATaccgaagaagaagaaggtggttCCAGTTCTTCTGTTTTTTTGGATCTTAAGAGTATTTCTAAATGGGGTGCGGCGCCAGAGGTTTATGAGAAAGATAATGCTACAAATGgaccaaaatctgatatttggcTATTGGGAATAACGGCATTGGAATTAGGTTACGGGGAGTTACCAGTGAAAAATCGTGAAGATTTGGATTGTATAATCAAGAAGATAAGGGAAAAGAAGAAATTGCCAAAATCACTTGAAAAACTGCTGAAGAAGAAAGGGAAAGTCAAGAAAGCTTTGGATTtgattaaaagaaaagaaaaggtgtTTTCAGAGGAGTTTGAGAATATGGTGATTGAATGTCTTAATGAGGAACCAGAAAAGAGGCCAACTGCTGATCAGCTTCTCAATTATCCATTTTTTACTAAGCAAAGAGATATGAAAAGGTTTGAGCAATTTGTGTTGAACAGTGAGAATAATTCAGATCCTACGTCTGATAATTGAAGATTTAGCGTTGAGCAGTGGAAGATCAAATTATAGTATTAGACATTTACTTTCATACACTGGTATTAGTAATAAGAGCAGAAATTTAGCAATTTAGATGTATAGCatattcagcagattttgggaTTAACGTTGATAAGTACTGCTTTGTTTAGGCATGAAATAGTTTGTTTTTTTTTGAGTTTGGGATCATATGGTATACTTTATACACATGAAATTGAATAATTTGCTGGATTTGCCGTGTGACTCTTCCTCTGCTTCTTTTTTCTTCTGCTCTTTGATCATCATCTATAGTGATTTTATTTGGATGATGCTTTTAATTTGTAGGTCCTATGAATTATTGGTCACTATTTCTGGATGATACCGTATTTATTTATGCTTAATTTATTTTGAATGCCAAATAAAACGTGCTTCTCTAGTATTTATATTTTAAGAATATAAACCAACAATTATAGAATACTAGCTAGAAAACTTAAAAACTTATATATTTTCCACCTTATGTATTCGTTATGTCTAGTATACTAATCTAAGCTAGTGGGGGGAAATTAAGTAATTTAGCTTATACTTTATCTGGAATAATACCAATAGGAACTCATAAGAATAATTTTGAACTTCTATCGATTTCTTTGTTTAgatgaaaaattaataaaaatgcaAGGCCGTGCAATTTAGAATTTCTGTTCTCCATCATTTTATACCACATGAAAAGATCTTCTAATTCATAGTATAACTTTTGGTTATATCTTCGTTCACTAGCATATTTCACGAGCAAAAAACTGAATTTATACTTGGATATTATAAGCGTGCAGCAATATTAACGagattctcttttatttttccaATAAACAACCAAAGTTTGCAGCGATCCCATTGCTTTGCGGATACTGCATGAATATATGTATATTTGAAAGAACAGTTTATTACAATATAAGCAAGATTAATTCAATAATCAATTGAAGTATTTTCTGGAAAACTCCTAATACACTTAAGCTAAAATGGGAATACTTGAAAAGGTTAAATTTATGTACACTGGTGGTATATAATATTTTTACGCCGTCAGGTTAAATTAACACACAACAAGATAGTTGTCTATACTAATCCAAATTTTCTAACATTGAAATCAACCAAGTAGCTTGTTAATAACCAACTAAAATATACTGACACAGCGTAAAAATTACTTAATACTAGTACTATTACATACGTTAAATCCTAGTATTAAAAAGCATAAGAGAGGGTAAATAGAAACTTGAAACTAAGGAGAAATAATAGAACGAAGAAAGGTACAAAAACCAAGTAAGTAATTAAGCATTACTCTATGAATAGTTGTCGTAGCTTTCTTGACTTTAATGAAGTAATCTTGAGAACAAGGCCAGggaaaacatcatcatcatcattaatcTGAGTATTTTCTTCCAATATAAAAGGATCGTTACACTTATCAGATATAGTTTGAAGACTTTCTCCTTCTTCAACTACGTAAATTTCATCACATACTTTGCTCCCAAGCAGCTTCATATTGGATTGATCATCTTCAAGATTTAGAGCTTCCAAAAAAGAGAAGTTCAATGTTGTAAGCaacaaaaatagaaggaaaagaGAGGAATAGTAATTGATATTTGCTGAAAAAGACATTCTTGAGGAAGCCATGAGAgttggaaagaaaggaaaatgGATGTATATATAAGAAGATTGAAGAGAAGTTGTGTTACTTTATTAGTAGTATGTGAAGGAACCACGTTGTGTAATGGTTTGGGGAAGTGGGGATTGTGGTAGTTATacattttcattttcttttttcatttgttGGATAGGggatggttttttttttttaattttaatgtgACATTTTCTAATCGATTCCAAAATAGCTTGAATTTTTCTTTCTTAATAGACTTtgactaattaattaaaaaatatgaaCCTAGCGTTTGGTCATAAATTTGGTTGATTTTTGAAAAAAGAATTGGAAGCATACATAATTATTATAGCACATTTTATAACTCGTTGCATGTGACCAAAGTAATTAAATCTTCCATTACTTTTCTTACCAATTACTAACTGCATCGAAGTTAACTTATTCTGAAGAAGTGGAGTATTTTCAGGCTTTCTTTTGATCCTTGTTCTCGTTGCAAGCATTTCTGAAAGATCCTAAATTGTAAAAACCACACGTAAAATCATTCAAGATATTTCAATGCTACAAAGACGTTCTAGGCATCAGCTAGTTAAATTGAAAATAACCATTGGTTGACAATTTTAAGCTCAGATACCATTTGAAAAACGAGAACAAAGAGAACATACTTATTATTGTAGACAATATAAAAGAGCTCTTCTTATATATAAATTTAGATTATTAAAATTAAGATAAGTCTAGACAACATGAGGGAAAAAATTAACTAATAAGAAATCAAAATATAAGAAAATTTAATTATGACATAATAGAAAAGGATACAATCCTTGTAGTCCGGACCTCGCGCATAGCTGGAGTTTAGTGCACCGAGTTGTCCTTTACAGTCCAGCCCGTATCTTTTATTTGCTATGAAAGATTTTGACACATACATtatgaaaattatttaataatactAATCATAAGGATTATCTGACTAAATTGTTATTATCTGCTCTAAAACATTTTCTAGAGATAGATAagatctttaaaaaaaaattataactaTTTATCGGAGCAAGGATAGATTTGAAAAAACAATTAATGTCCTTTTgtttctgtaatgacccaaccggtcattttaagtttTAGAACcacattcccctaaataaaactccttatatgtgcttttattgatttatgacttgcagggatagttggttcgagatttggaagtgttcgggttgaaattggaacacttggttccttaagttggccttagaatgctaagtttgacttcggtcaacattttgagaaaaagaccccggaatcgggatttgacggtttcaatagctctgtatggtgattttagatttaggagcatgttcgaaattttatttggaagtctgtagttaaattaggcttgaaatagctaaaacaagaatttaagtttggaagtttgaccggggagttgactttttgatatcagggtcggaatccaattccgaaaatttttatagcttcgttatgtcatttataacttgcgtgcaaaatttgaggtcaatcggacttgatttgataagttctgGCGTCGTTtgaagaaattgaaagttttaaagttcattaggcttgaatctatgtgtgattcatgtttttagtattgttggatgtgatttgaggactcgactaagttcgtatgatgtattaggaattgttggtataattagttgaggtcccgagggctcgggtgagtttcagatgcttaatggatcatttttggacttgacttgatagctgaagttctggtttctgcaggttctggtttccttctacgcgatcgcgtgagaaggtatgcgatcgcgtagggttaattgggtagctaaaattttgtgctatgcgatcgcgtgggtgaGTCCGCGATCGAGTAGGT
The DNA window shown above is from Nicotiana tomentosiformis chromosome 8, ASM39032v3, whole genome shotgun sequence and carries:
- the LOC104106506 gene encoding serine/threonine-protein kinase BLUS1-like, which translates into the protein MRRSKSSGLPKDYQPGKVGKTIIDPNTKDTYLLNKEIGSTSDGCCRVYRALHSESMENDTLIPCGHVTLKTINKNHENECVELQLEAHTSFTNPRGNLIAVKNYFDTNEVLCVSLPYMSEGSLRYILSTRTQKILSEDCIAIVLKESLLGLKDIHLIRRVHTTFNAGDILVHIGDSNGEIKIKLAFAASVYNSENINTEEEEGGSSSSVFLDLKSISKWGAAPEVYEKDNATNGPKSDIWLLGITALELGYGELPVKNREDLDCIIKKIREKKKLPKSLEKLLKKKGKVKKALDLIKRKEKVFSEEFENMVIECLNEEPEKRPTADQLLNYPFFTKQRDMKRFEQFVLNSENNSDPTSDN